The Sinomicrobium kalidii genome contains a region encoding:
- a CDS encoding proline dehydrogenase family protein — translation MEKIFEDTKTAFALKTDAELERAYFLFKLIANQPLVRIGTAVTNFAIKTHLPVEGLIRSTVFDHFCGGVNEEDCMPVVDKIFEKGVCSVLDYSVEGKDEENPLDESHRRVIDILNFVKEKEAIPFAVFKPSSFGRFSLFQKISEGKELTIREQDEWDRVVNRFDSSCRKAHQLDVSLLIDAEESWMQDAADNLITDMMRKYNKKKVIVYNTLQMYRWDRMDFLKKLYRQAEEEGFYVGVKLVRGAYMEKENERAEEMGYPTPICPSKDATDKNYNEAITYMLEHLDRMAIFAGTHNEESSYRLMELMEKYRIAKDDSRVWFGQLYGMSDHISYNLGARGYNVAKYLPFGPVKDVMPYLIRRAEENTSVAGQTSRELSLLKNERKRRKLEFL, via the coding sequence ATGGAAAAAATTTTTGAAGACACAAAAACTGCCTTCGCCCTAAAAACCGATGCGGAACTGGAGAGGGCGTATTTTCTGTTTAAGCTGATCGCCAATCAGCCTTTGGTACGAATAGGTACCGCAGTGACCAATTTTGCCATCAAGACACACCTCCCGGTGGAAGGACTTATCCGATCTACCGTATTCGATCATTTTTGTGGTGGTGTGAACGAAGAAGATTGCATGCCGGTCGTAGACAAGATCTTTGAAAAAGGGGTCTGCTCCGTGCTGGATTATTCCGTAGAGGGAAAAGACGAAGAAAACCCGCTGGATGAGTCCCACAGGAGAGTTATTGACATACTGAATTTTGTCAAAGAGAAGGAAGCCATACCCTTTGCCGTGTTCAAACCTTCCAGTTTTGGCAGGTTTTCACTCTTTCAGAAAATAAGTGAAGGCAAAGAGCTTACGATCCGCGAACAGGACGAGTGGGACCGCGTGGTCAACCGTTTTGATTCTTCCTGCCGGAAAGCCCACCAGCTGGATGTATCACTGCTGATAGATGCCGAGGAAAGCTGGATGCAGGATGCTGCCGATAACCTGATCACCGACATGATGCGGAAGTACAATAAAAAGAAGGTTATCGTATACAACACCTTGCAGATGTACAGGTGGGACCGGATGGATTTTCTGAAGAAACTTTACCGGCAGGCCGAAGAGGAAGGCTTTTATGTAGGGGTAAAACTGGTACGGGGAGCCTACATGGAAAAAGAGAACGAAAGGGCGGAAGAAATGGGCTATCCTACTCCCATTTGTCCTTCCAAGGATGCCACGGACAAGAACTATAACGAAGCCATAACCTATATGCTGGAGCACTTGGACCGTATGGCCATTTTTGCCGGAACACACAATGAGGAAAGTTCATACAGGCTTATGGAACTCATGGAGAAGTACAGAATCGCCAAAGACGATTCGAGGGTGTGGTTCGGGCAGTTATACGGTATGAGCGACCACATAAGCTATAATCTCGGTGCCCGGGGGTATAATGTGGCCAAATACCTGCCGTTCGGCCCGGTGAAGGACGTGATGCCCTACCTGATCCGGAGGGCGGAAGAAAACACCTCCGTGGCCGGACAGACCAGCAGGGAACTGTCCTTGCTGAAAAACGAAAGAAAGCGAAGAAAGCTGGAATTTTTATAG